The following proteins are co-located in the Pseudomonas cavernae genome:
- a CDS encoding parallel beta-helix domain-containing protein has protein sequence MRTAALTLIALSVLLAACGEDQRAAPPTTHVDFQKELQARLIKAKTGEVIEIPAGTYHLDRSLSLKASGVTIKGAGMDQTILSFKGQKSGAEGLLVDASDFTIEDLALEDTKGDALKVVGGKNIVIRRVRTEWTNGPATENGAYGIYPVQTENTLIDGAVAIGASDAGIYVGQSRNVVVRNSRAERNVAGIEIENTIGADVHHNVATGNTGGILVFNMPNLQQPGHTTRVYQNRVQGNNHANFGHKGTPVASVPAGSGVVINSNDQVEIFDNDIGDHKTANVIVSSYFSTGYTSLSTQENFDPYPESIYIYANRFGPGGDSPDNLELKALKLAKYGLDGRLPDILWDGYVNPKKLVDGKLPADLAICVDNGEAGLINVDGPNGYQNISTDMSSHKCALPKLPAVQLAEAKAEQGA, from the coding sequence ATGCGTACCGCCGCCCTGACCCTGATCGCCCTGTCCGTGCTGCTCGCCGCCTGCGGCGAGGACCAGCGCGCCGCGCCACCGACTACCCATGTCGACTTCCAGAAGGAGCTGCAGGCCAGGCTGATCAAGGCCAAGACCGGCGAGGTGATCGAGATCCCGGCCGGCACCTATCACCTCGACCGCAGCCTCAGCCTGAAAGCCAGCGGGGTGACCATCAAGGGTGCCGGGATGGACCAGACCATCCTCAGCTTCAAGGGCCAGAAGAGCGGCGCCGAAGGCCTGCTGGTCGACGCCTCGGACTTCACCATCGAGGACCTCGCCCTCGAGGACACCAAGGGCGACGCGCTCAAGGTGGTCGGCGGCAAGAACATCGTCATCCGCCGCGTGCGCACCGAATGGACCAACGGCCCGGCCACCGAGAACGGCGCCTACGGCATCTACCCGGTGCAGACCGAGAACACCCTGATCGACGGCGCGGTGGCCATCGGCGCCTCGGACGCGGGCATCTACGTCGGCCAGTCGCGCAACGTGGTGGTGCGCAACAGCCGCGCCGAACGCAACGTCGCCGGCATCGAGATCGAGAACACCATAGGCGCCGACGTCCACCACAACGTCGCCACCGGCAATACCGGCGGCATCCTGGTGTTCAACATGCCCAACCTGCAGCAGCCGGGCCATACCACCCGCGTCTATCAGAACCGGGTGCAGGGCAACAACCACGCCAACTTCGGCCACAAGGGCACGCCGGTGGCCAGCGTGCCGGCCGGCTCCGGGGTGGTGATCAACTCCAACGACCAGGTGGAGATCTTCGACAACGACATCGGCGACCACAAAACCGCCAACGTCATCGTCAGCAGCTACTTCAGCACCGGCTACACCAGCCTTTCGACCCAGGAGAATTTCGACCCCTATCCGGAAAGCATCTACATTTACGCCAACCGTTTCGGGCCGGGCGGCGACAGCCCCGACAACCTCGAACTGAAGGCGCTGAAACTGGCCAAGTACGGCCTCGACGGGCGCCTGCCGGACATTCTCTGGGACGGCTACGTCAACCCGAAGAAACTGGTGGACGGCAAGCTGCCTGCCGACCTGGCGATCTGCGTCGACAACGGCGAAGCCGGGCTGATCAACGTCGACGGCCCCAACGGCTACCAGAACATCAGCACCGACATGAGCAGCCACAAGTGCGCGCTGCCGAAACTGCCCGCCGTGCAACTGGCCGAGGCCAAGGCGGAGCAGGGCGCATGA
- a CDS encoding SO2930 family diheme c-type cytochrome, which yields MTRWLTLAAALLLAACGKQSAPLYLPEGDDYPQTLSGWGMLQLADGHLQPVAAALPYDVNTPLFSDYAHKLRTLWMPPGQAAQYGEEHFEFPTGTVLSKTFYYPKDAQGRLLRNSSDDRDPQHGLELAKVQLVETRILVKQKTGWVALPYVWDAAQREATLEWAGASQDLNLYDAAGQRLAIDYQVPDANQCAGCHEERHGQGPNPLGPKARHLNKDFAYADGPANQLQHWAQRGLLSGLPQALAGVPQNALWGQPRPGESLEQQARSYLDANCAHCHNPKGPARTSGLLLDPGTPLSIASGLCKQPVAAGKGSGDRLVDVHPGQPDRSVLIYRMESTDPSVMMPELGRSVSHREGVDLLTRWITGLDGGC from the coding sequence ATGACGCGTTGGCTGACGCTCGCCGCGGCGCTGTTGCTGGCCGCCTGCGGCAAGCAGTCCGCACCGCTGTATCTGCCGGAAGGCGACGACTATCCGCAGACCCTGAGCGGCTGGGGCATGCTGCAGCTGGCCGATGGGCATCTGCAGCCGGTAGCCGCCGCGCTGCCCTACGACGTCAACACGCCGCTGTTCAGCGACTACGCGCACAAGCTGCGCACCCTGTGGATGCCGCCAGGGCAGGCGGCGCAGTACGGCGAGGAACACTTCGAGTTTCCCACCGGCACGGTGCTGAGCAAGACCTTCTACTACCCCAAGGATGCCCAGGGCCGCCTGCTGCGCAACAGCAGCGACGACCGCGATCCGCAGCACGGCCTGGAGTTGGCCAAGGTGCAGTTGGTCGAGACACGCATCCTGGTCAAGCAGAAGACTGGCTGGGTCGCCTTGCCCTACGTCTGGGACGCGGCGCAGCGCGAGGCCACCCTGGAGTGGGCCGGCGCCAGCCAGGACCTGAACCTGTACGACGCCGCCGGCCAGCGCCTGGCGATCGACTATCAGGTGCCGGATGCCAACCAGTGCGCCGGCTGCCACGAGGAGCGCCACGGCCAGGGCCCCAACCCCTTGGGGCCGAAGGCGCGCCACCTGAACAAGGATTTCGCCTACGCCGACGGCCCCGCCAACCAGCTGCAGCATTGGGCGCAGCGCGGTCTGCTCAGCGGCTTGCCGCAGGCGCTGGCCGGAGTGCCGCAGAACGCCCTGTGGGGCCAGCCGCGCCCCGGCGAGAGCCTGGAGCAGCAGGCGCGCAGCTACCTGGATGCCAACTGCGCGCACTGCCACAACCCCAAGGGCCCGGCGCGCACCTCCGGTCTGTTGCTCGATCCGGGGACGCCGCTGAGCATCGCCAGCGGCCTGTGCAAGCAGCCGGTGGCGGCAGGCAAGGGCTCCGGCGACCGCCTGGTGGACGTCCACCCCGGCCAGCCGGACCGGTCGGTGCTGATCTACCGGATGGAAAGCACCGACCCCAGCGTGATGATGCCGGAACTCGGCCGCTCGGTAAGCCATCGCGAGGGCGTCGACCTGCTGACCCGCTGGATAACCGGCCTCGACGGCGGTTGCTGA
- a CDS encoding mechanosensitive ion channel family protein: protein MDETTIVNVGTEKINALMALVQQYGAAFLVKILGAIAFWIIGRWLISFVIGMVQRALTKQKVDPTVLRYVGSAITVTLNIILVIGILGYLGVQTTTFAALIAAVGLAIGLAWSGLLANLAAGGFIIVLRPFKVGDFISAGGVTGTVTEIGLFATAINTPDNVLTLVGNNKIFSDNIQNFTHNPFRRVELKAQLAGAADWKTAAALLKERIAALPSVLAEPAVDVEILEFNLVGPVLAVRPYCHNDHYWQVYFDTNKTIKDALAGAGFPAPMPASTVIVQQAG from the coding sequence ATGGATGAAACTACCATCGTTAACGTCGGTACCGAGAAGATCAACGCGCTGATGGCGCTGGTTCAGCAGTACGGCGCCGCCTTCCTAGTCAAGATCCTCGGCGCCATCGCCTTCTGGATCATCGGCCGCTGGCTGATCAGCTTCGTCATCGGCATGGTGCAGCGCGCCCTGACCAAGCAGAAGGTCGACCCCACCGTGCTGCGCTATGTCGGCTCGGCGATCACCGTGACCCTGAACATCATCCTGGTGATCGGCATTCTCGGTTACCTCGGCGTGCAGACCACCACCTTCGCCGCGCTGATCGCCGCGGTCGGCCTGGCCATCGGCCTGGCCTGGTCGGGGCTGCTGGCCAACCTGGCGGCCGGCGGCTTCATCATCGTCCTGCGCCCGTTCAAGGTCGGCGACTTCATCAGCGCCGGCGGGGTAACCGGGACAGTCACCGAGATCGGCCTGTTCGCCACCGCGATCAACACCCCGGACAACGTGCTGACTCTGGTCGGTAACAACAAGATCTTCAGCGACAACATCCAGAACTTCACCCACAACCCATTCCGCCGCGTCGAGCTCAAGGCGCAACTGGCCGGCGCGGCCGACTGGAAGACGGCCGCGGCCCTGCTCAAGGAGCGCATCGCGGCGCTGCCCAGCGTGCTCGCCGAGCCGGCGGTGGATGTGGAGATTCTCGAGTTCAACCTGGTCGGCCCGGTGCTGGCGGTGCGCCCGTACTGCCATAACGATCACTACTGGCAGGTGTATTTCGACACCAACAAGACCATCAAGGATGCCCTCGCCGGGGCCGGCTTCCCGGCGCCGATGCCGGCCTCGACGGTGATCGTGCAGCAAGCGGGGTGA
- a CDS encoding DUF6868 family protein produces MNVELIQHFLLWSLGINYAVLLVWFAVFRGAHDWLYRLHGRWFRLSLESFDALHYGGMAVYKIGVLLFNLTPLLALLLVS; encoded by the coding sequence ATGAACGTCGAACTGATCCAGCACTTCCTGTTGTGGAGCCTGGGTATCAACTATGCCGTGCTGCTGGTCTGGTTCGCCGTGTTCCGCGGTGCCCACGACTGGCTCTACCGCCTGCATGGCCGCTGGTTCCGGCTGTCGCTGGAAAGCTTCGACGCCCTGCACTATGGCGGCATGGCGGTGTACAAAATCGGCGTGCTGCTGTTCAACCTGACGCCGCTGCTGGCGTTGTTGCTGGTGTCCTGA